A single window of Granulicella mallensis MP5ACTX8 DNA harbors:
- the preA gene encoding NAD-dependent dihydropyrimidine dehydrogenase subunit PreA produces the protein MPTLETTFAGIKCLNPFWLASAPPTNCGEQIMRAFDAGWGGAVWKTIGEPITNVSSRYSSIDWNGQKMMGFNNIELISDRPIEVNLREISEVKRRYPKHVVIASLMVESKRETWHDIVQRAEDAGADGLELNFGCPHGMSERGMGSAVGQVPEYCEQITGWVKEKARTPVIVKLTPNISDIRIPARAAKRGGADALSAINTINSITSIDLDTLEPRPMVDGKSSHGGYCGPAVKPIALNMVQQVMSDPDAALPMSGIGGIGTWQDAAEFILLGSGTVQVCTAAMHYGYRIVEDMADGLQSWMRRKGYETLDDFRGLSLPKVREWKHLNLNYKVVARIHESKCIGCDLCYTACWDGAHQCIHLDRTLPAPDHTRTPDMVAAESRGRISTTPIPKLDIDGAGVDGPYRTPLSRIPRVDEVECVGCNLCSLVCPVPECITMERIDTGLPPQTWEERVAAGIVPQNAADAGNPNL, from the coding sequence ATGCCAACGCTTGAGACGACATTCGCGGGAATTAAGTGCCTCAACCCCTTCTGGCTGGCGTCTGCGCCGCCGACCAACTGCGGCGAGCAGATCATGCGCGCCTTCGATGCAGGCTGGGGTGGGGCGGTGTGGAAGACCATCGGCGAGCCGATCACAAATGTAAGCTCGCGCTACTCGTCGATCGACTGGAACGGCCAGAAGATGATGGGCTTCAATAACATCGAACTCATCTCCGACCGGCCCATCGAGGTGAACCTCCGTGAGATCTCCGAGGTAAAGCGGCGCTATCCGAAGCACGTAGTGATTGCGTCGTTGATGGTCGAGAGCAAACGCGAGACGTGGCATGACATCGTGCAGCGCGCTGAAGATGCCGGTGCCGATGGGCTGGAGTTGAACTTCGGCTGCCCCCACGGCATGAGCGAGCGCGGCATGGGCTCGGCCGTCGGACAGGTGCCGGAGTACTGCGAGCAGATCACCGGCTGGGTGAAGGAGAAGGCTCGCACGCCGGTCATCGTCAAGTTGACGCCGAACATCAGCGACATCCGCATTCCGGCGCGAGCGGCCAAGCGCGGCGGTGCGGACGCACTTTCGGCGATCAATACGATCAACTCGATTACCAGCATCGATCTGGACACGCTGGAGCCGAGGCCGATGGTCGATGGCAAGAGCTCGCATGGCGGCTACTGCGGCCCTGCGGTGAAGCCCATCGCGCTGAACATGGTGCAGCAGGTGATGTCGGATCCTGATGCCGCGCTGCCGATGTCGGGTATCGGAGGCATCGGCACCTGGCAGGATGCCGCGGAGTTCATTCTGCTGGGGTCCGGTACAGTGCAGGTCTGCACTGCCGCGATGCACTATGGCTATCGCATCGTCGAAGATATGGCCGATGGCCTGCAGTCGTGGATGCGCCGCAAGGGCTATGAGACGCTTGATGACTTCCGAGGTCTCTCACTGCCCAAGGTTCGCGAGTGGAAGCACCTCAACCTGAATTACAAGGTTGTCGCGCGTATTCACGAGTCTAAATGCATCGGCTGCGACCTCTGCTATACGGCCTGCTGGGATGGCGCACATCAGTGCATCCATCTCGACCGCACGCTGCCCGCGCCGGATCATACGCGCACGCCGGACATGGTCGCTGCTGAGAGTCGCGGACGTATCAGCACGACGCCGATTCCGAAGCTCGATATCGATGGGGCAGGTGTTGACGGGCCGTATCGCACGCCGCTCTCGCGTATTCCACGCGTCGATGAGGTGGAGTGCGTGGGCTGTAATCTATGCTCATTGGTCTGTCCTGTGCCGGAGTGCATCACGATGGAGCGGATCGATACCGGGCTGCCACCGCAGACCTGGGAAGAGCGCGTGGCTGCGGGAATTGTGCCGCAGAACGCAGCGGATGCGGGGAATCCGAATCTGTAG
- a CDS encoding NAD(P)-dependent oxidoreductase, which produces MSEQTNFYSQSPGSAEIASRFPDLHPAFDKTAAVTEAHRCLYCFDAPCTAACPTHIDVPRFIKKIARDNLEGSAKTILDANILGASCSRACPVEVLCEGACVMHRYNKQPIEIGRLQRFAMDALHESGAPLPFSPGKDTGKSVALIGGGPASLACAAELRRRGIRAEIFDARPLPGGLNTYGIAEYKLPLAESLREIDLLSQLGVEFRFNTTVDAAQLAALEASHDAVFLGLGLGAIHRLGIAGEETAGVTNALDYIAGYKSGEITSAPQRVAVIGAGNTAIDAANAAVRLGAREVHMVYRRGPEQMSAFAFEYEHAKQEGVKFLWHVMPVGLKGTDKVEALELVKLEMTSDGSLVPRAGDEFSLPVDLIVLAIGQATHTEFLAGAEGKTSTVKLERGRILIDRATGQTSNPKYFAGGDCTNGGREVVDAVADGKRAGIGIAAWLEGQDANA; this is translated from the coding sequence CCTGCATCCGGCCTTTGACAAGACGGCTGCGGTGACGGAAGCCCACCGATGTCTCTACTGCTTCGACGCGCCCTGTACTGCCGCCTGTCCTACGCATATTGATGTGCCACGGTTTATCAAGAAGATTGCCCGTGACAATCTTGAGGGCTCTGCGAAGACCATCCTCGATGCGAATATCCTCGGCGCGAGCTGCTCGCGAGCCTGTCCGGTAGAGGTGCTCTGCGAAGGCGCTTGCGTGATGCACCGCTATAACAAGCAGCCAATCGAAATCGGCAGGCTGCAGCGCTTCGCGATGGACGCTCTGCACGAGAGTGGTGCTCCGCTGCCGTTTTCTCCCGGAAAAGACACTGGCAAGTCGGTTGCGCTGATCGGCGGCGGCCCGGCCTCGCTGGCTTGTGCTGCCGAGCTTCGCCGTCGTGGGATTCGCGCAGAGATCTTCGATGCGCGGCCTCTGCCGGGTGGCTTGAACACCTATGGCATCGCCGAGTATAAGCTGCCGCTTGCCGAGAGCCTGCGTGAGATCGATCTGCTTTCTCAGCTTGGTGTGGAGTTCCGCTTCAACACGACCGTCGATGCTGCGCAGCTTGCTGCGCTTGAGGCATCGCACGACGCCGTGTTCCTGGGGCTGGGCCTGGGTGCGATCCACAGACTTGGCATAGCCGGAGAAGAGACTGCGGGCGTAACCAACGCGCTCGACTATATTGCCGGATATAAGAGCGGAGAGATTACGTCCGCGCCGCAACGGGTTGCGGTCATCGGCGCAGGCAACACGGCCATCGATGCTGCTAATGCGGCGGTGCGGCTCGGAGCTCGCGAGGTCCACATGGTCTATCGCCGTGGGCCGGAACAGATGTCGGCGTTTGCGTTTGAGTATGAGCATGCAAAGCAGGAGGGTGTGAAATTCCTGTGGCATGTGATGCCCGTCGGTCTGAAGGGCACGGATAAGGTAGAGGCATTGGAGCTCGTGAAGCTGGAAATGACTTCGGATGGATCGTTAGTTCCAAGGGCGGGGGATGAGTTCTCGCTGCCGGTTGACCTGATCGTGCTGGCCATTGGGCAAGCGACGCACACGGAATTTCTGGCTGGTGCGGAGGGCAAGACCTCGACGGTAAAGCTCGAGCGTGGCCGCATCCTGATCGATCGCGCCACTGGGCAGACGTCGAACCCAAAGTACTTCGCGGGGGGCGACTGCACGAACGGCGGTCGCGAAGTGGTGGACGCCGTCGCTGACGGCAAGCGCGCAGGCATTGGAATCGCTGCGTGGTTAGAGGGCCAAGATGCCAACGCTTGA